Proteins encoded by one window of Rutidosis leptorrhynchoides isolate AG116_Rl617_1_P2 chromosome 7, CSIRO_AGI_Rlap_v1, whole genome shotgun sequence:
- the LOC139857929 gene encoding photosystem I reaction center subunit V, chloroplastic-like, producing the protein MAATFLSAPSFQGLRPLNKPTDTPTIFSTKQSLTIIPKKKLNTAIKAELNPSLVISLSTGLSLFLGRFVFFSFQRENVAKQGLPEQNGVTHFEAGDKRAKEYVSLLKSNDPVGFNIVDVLAWGSIGHIVAYYILATSSNGYDPNFF; encoded by the coding sequence ATGGCTGCAACCTTCTTATCTGCACCATCTTTTCAAGGTCTCAGACCACTCAACAAACCAACTGACACACCCACAATCTTTTCAACCAAACAAAGTCTCACCATCATCCCAAAGAAGAAACTAAACACCGCTATCAAAGCCGAACTTAACCCATCTCTAGTGATTAGTTTAAGCACCGGGCTATCGCTCTTTTTGGGCCGATTCGTTTTCTTTAGCTTCCAAAGAGAAAATGTGGCAAAACAAGGTCTACCAGAACAAAATGGTGTGACACATTTTGAAGCAGGGGATAAAAGGGCTAAAGAGTATGTTAGTCTTTTGAAGTCTAATGATCCAGTTGGATTTAATATTGTTGATGTTCTTGCATGGGGTTCTATTGGACATATTGTGGCTTATTATATATTGGCTACTTCTAGCAATGGTTATGATCCCAACTTTTTTTAA